In Paralichthys olivaceus isolate ysfri-2021 chromosome 1, ASM2471397v2, whole genome shotgun sequence, the following are encoded in one genomic region:
- the LOC109624913 gene encoding UDP-glucuronosyltransferase 2C1-like — translation MPPDGNTKTLLLLLSVVFLTLRICHGGRILIVPLEGSHWVNMDFMIRALHSRGHSIEVLRTDKSWYIKDDSLHYNTITVSVTEAFNHDFINPILKKIIDIERGESSVLTFASLQVEMFTAMFNMHRIICQMATVMFKDKELMNSLKERKYDLVLTDPAWGAGIMLAQALQLPLVYNVRWITSGEGHLAIAPSPLSYIPMTGSGLSDKMNFIQRVKNLIFFAIWQIQDGFLINPQYQTVCDEFFGPEVRYSDLLQGADLWLMRVDFVFEFPRPTMPNVVYIGGFQCKPAEPLPEHLEVFVQSSGEHGVIIMSLGTFVSELPADMSNKIAAAFAKLPQKVIWRHKGDRPATLGNNTLLVDWMPQNDLLGHPKMKLFVAHGGTNGIQEAIYHGVPVVGLPVFFDQYDNLLRLKERGGAKILTLATVDKDNNFLEAIQKVLTEPSYRLNMQRLSRLHRDQPMKPMDSALYWIEFIMRHKGAAHLRTESYRLPWYSYHSVDVVLSFLAAVAVITLLPLVFVRYVRLEKCKKKKKD, via the coding sequence ATGCCGCCTGATGGTAACACTAAGACGCTCCTTCTCCTTTTATCTGTTGTCTTCCTGACATTGAGAATATGTCACGGGGGCAGGATCTTGATTGTTCCTTTGGAGGGAAGCCACTGGGTGAACATGGATTTCATGATCAGAGCGCTGCACTCTCGAGGACACTCCATCGAAGTGCTTCGGACCGATAAGAGCTGGTACATCAAGGACGACTCTCTGCACTACAACACAATAACAGTATCTGTCACTGAAGCCTTTAATCACGACTTCATTAACCCCATCCTGAAAAAGATCATCGACATAGAGAGAGGGGAGAGCTCTGTGTTAACCTTTGCGAGTTTGCAGGTTGAGATGTTTACTGCCATGTTTAACATGCATAGAATAATATGCCAAATGGCTACTGTTATGTTTAAAGATAAAGAATTGATGAATAGTTTGAAGGAGAGAAAATATGACCTGGTCCTCACTGATCCGGCCTGGGGTGCAGGTATAATGTTGGCTCAAGCTCTTCAGCTACCTCTTGTTTATAACGTCCGCTGGATTACAAGTGGAGAAGGACATTTGGCCATTGCACCTTCTCCCTTGTCTTACATCCCGATGACCGGCTCTGGCCTGTCAGACAAGATGAATTTCATACAGAGAGTAAAGAATCTaattttttttgccatttggCAAATTCAGGATGGGTTTTTAATTAACCCTCAATATCAAACTGTTTGTGACGAGTTCTTTGGTCCAGAAGTCAGATACAGTGACTTACTGCAAGGAGCAGACCTGTGGCTCATGAGAGTGGACTTTGTGTTTGAGTTTCCTCGACCAACTATGCCTAATGTTGTTTACATAGGAGGGTTTCAGTGCAAACCTGCTGAACCACTTCCTGAACACTTGGAGGTGTTTGTCCAGAGCTCTGGGGAGCATGGAGTCATCATCATGTCTTTGGGGACGTTTGTGAGTGAACTTCCTGCTGACATGAGCAACAAgattgctgcagcttttgctaAATTACCTCAGAAAGTCATCTGGAGGCATAAAGGCGACAGACCGGCCACTCTGGGCAACAACACTTTACTAGTCGACTGGATGCCACAGAATGACCTCCTGGGACATCCAAAGATGAAATTATTTGTGGCTCACGGGGGAACAAATGGAATTCAAGAGGCTATTTATCACGGAGTCCCAGTTGTGGGTCTACCTGTGTTCTTTGACCAGTACGACAACCTGCTCCgtctgaaagagagaggaggggctaAGATTCTTACTTTAGCCACAGTGGACAAAGACAACAACTTCCTAGAAGCAATACAGAAAGTCTTGACTGAGCCCTCCTACAGGCTGAACATGCAGAGACTCTCCAGACTGCACAGAGATCAGCCAATGAAGCCAATGGACAGTGCCCTCTACTGGATAGAGTTCATCATGAGACACAAAGGTGCAGCTCACCTGAGAACTGAGTCCTACAGACTGCCTTGGTACTCCTACCACTCTGTAGATGTAGTTCTGTCTTTCCTGGCTGCTGTTGCAGTGATtactcttcttcctcttgtatTTGTCAGATATGTACGCCTTGAGAAatgcaaaaagaagaaaaaggactGA
- the chrna5 gene encoding neuronal acetylcholine receptor subunit alpha-5, protein MMLRAGGAATFLALLLLLPLLCCCHLCHSLRVPKLSSYAKAEDKLFRYLFGSYQKWVRPVEYLNQTICVKFGLAISQLVDVDEKNQLMTTNVWMKQEWTDMKLRWNPDDYLGITTIRVPSDRLWLPDVVLYDNSDGRFEGTVTKAVVKYDGTITWTPPANYKSACSIDVTFFPFDLQNCSMKFGSWTYDGSQVDIILEDFHVDKQDYFDNGEWEIVKATGSRGLRTDGSSSYPTITYFFIIRRLPLFYTLFLIIPCIGLSFLTILVFYLPSNGGEKISLCTSVLVSLTVFLLVIEEIIPSSSKAIPLIGEYLVFTMIFVTLSIIITVFAINIHHRSSSTHHGMAPWVRKIFLHRLPKLLCMRSHVDRYATAGVAGVGGAVGVGMMKDSAPKLTPLLYTRRHLQAALDSIRYITMHVVKENEVREVVQDWKFVAQVLDRMFLWAFLLVSILGSALLFIPVIYKWANIIVPNHVGSFL, encoded by the exons ATGATGCTGAGAGCAGGAGGGGCAGCCACCTTcctcgcactgctgctgctgctgccgctgctgtgctgctgccacCTGTGCCACTCACTGC GGGTACCAAAGCTCTCGTCATATGCAAAGGCAGAGGACAAGCTGTTTCGATACCTCTTTGGAAGCTACCAGAAATGGGTACGTCCGGTGGAATATCTAAACCAGACGATCTGTGTGAAGTTTGGACTGGCCATCTCCCAGCTAGTTGATGTG gatGAGAAAAACCAGCTGATGACAACCAATGTGTGGATGAAACAG gagtgGACTGACATGAAACTTAGATGGAACCCTGATGACTATTTGGGCATCACAACTATCCGTGTCCCCTCTGACAGGCTGTGGCTGCCTGACGTGGTGCTGTACGATAA CTCAGATGGGCGTTTTGAGGGAACTGTCACCAAAGCTGTTGTTAAGTATGATGGAACGATAACATGGACGCCACCGGCCAATTACAAGTCAGCCTGCTCCATTGATGTCACCTTCTTCCCGTTTGACCTCCAGAACTGCTCCATGAAGTTCGGCTCCTGGACTTATGATGGCTCCCAG GTGGACATCATTCTGGAGGACTTCCACGTAGACAAGCAGGACTATTTTGACAACGGTGAATGGGAGATAGTAAAAGCCACAGGCAGCCGTGGTCTGAGGACAGATGGCAGCTCTTCCTACCCCACCATCACCTACTTCTTCATCATCCGCAGATTGCCTCTTTTTTACACCCTCTTTCTCATCATCCCCTGCATCGGCCTGTCCTTCCTCACCATCCTTGTCTTCTACCTGCCCTCCAACGGTGGCGAGAAGATCTCCCTCTGCACCTCAGTGCTGGTGTCGCTCACCGTCTTCCTACTGGTCATCGAAGAGATCATCCCGTCCTCCTCCAAGGCCATCCCTCTCATCGGGGAGTACCTGGTGTTCACCATGATCTTCGTCACGTtgtccatcatcatcacagtcTTTGCCATCAACATCCATCAccgctcctcctccacacatcaCGGCATGGCACCCTGGGTGAGGAAGATTTTCCTGCATCGACTGCCTAAGCTGCTGTGCATGCGCAGTCATGTGGACCGTTACGCCACAGCCGGAGTGGCTGGGGTGGGAGGAGCCGTAGGTGTGGGTATGATGAAGGATTCAGCACCTAAACTCACCCCCCTACTCTACACGAGACGTCACCTGCAAGCGGCTTTAGATTCTATTCGCTACATAACCATGCATGTGGTTAAAGAAAATGAGGTCAGAGAG GTGGTACAGGACTGGAAGTTTGTAGCCCAGGTTCTGGATAGAATGTTTCTGTGGGCCTTCCTCCTAGTGTCCATCCTGggctctgctctcctcttcatcccagTTATTTACAAATGGGCCAACATCATCGTCCCTAACCATGTTGGAAGTTTCCTCTAA